The following are encoded in a window of Naumovozyma castellii chromosome 10, complete genome genomic DNA:
- the NCAS0J01740 gene encoding aldo/keto reductase: MPELVQQVPFGSTGMKVSPIIVGCMSYGSKSWQPWVEDNKEKVFALLKHCYDVGLRTFDTADVYNNGQSEVLLGEFLKKYNIRRETVVILTKIYFDSDDSMEVGSNFASINESTKLDLVNQRGLSRKHIIQGVKNSVRRLGTYIDVLQIHRLDDNVPMKSIMKSLNDVVLSGDVRYIGASSMLATEFADLQAIADKHDWFQFVNWQSQYNLLYREDEREVIPYAKRHNIAVTPWSPNARGLLAKPANVTSERKNFDPRLASISDDDKEIIGRVEKIAKDKDISMAMVSTAWVLSKRFLPIVGMSKMERIDEAVKAIKVTLTQEEIKYLEEAYKPKPLETLVKLRD; encoded by the coding sequence ATGCCAGAGTTAGTTCAACAAGTGCCATTCGGTAGCACTGGTATGAAAGTTTCGCCAATTATTGTTGGTTGCATGTCATATGGTTCCAAATCTTGGCAACCGTGGGTTGAAGACAACAAGGAAAAGGTTTTCGCTCTTTTGAAACATTGTTATGATGTTGGATTGCGTACTTTTGACACCGCCGATGTATATAATAATGGACAAAGTGAGGTGTTATTGGGTGAgttcttgaaaaaatacAATATTAGAAGGGAAACTGTCGTTATTTTAACAAAGATTTACTTTGATAGTGATGATTCAATGGAAGTGGGAAGTAATTTTGCCTCGATTAATGAATCTACAAAATTGGATTTGGTTAATCAGAGAGGATTATCTCGTAAACATATTATTCAAGGTGTTAAAAATTCTGTGAGAAGATTAGGAACATATATTGATGTTTTACAAATACATAGACTGGATGATAATGTTCCAATGAAGAGCATCATGAAAAGTTTGAACGATGTTGTTCTTTCCGGAGATGTCAGATATATTGGTGCTTCTTCTATGTTAGCAACTGAGTTTGCTGATTTACAAGCCATTGCTGATAAGCATGATTGGTTCCAATTTGTTAATTGGCAATCTCAATACAATTTGTTGTACAGGGAGGATGAACGTGAAGTTATCCCATATGCCAAACGACACAATATTGCAGTGACACCATGGTCACCAAATGCTAGGGGTTTGTTGGCCAAACCTGCCAATGTAACTTctgaaagaaaaaacttTGATCCACGTTTAGCATCAATTTCTGATGacgataaagaaattattggacGTGTTGAAAAAATTGCTAAAGATAAGGATATTAGTATGGCAATGGTTTCCACTGCATGGGTTTTAAGTAAGAGGTTCTTGCCAATCGTAGGTATGAGTAAaatggaaagaattgaCGAAGCTGTAAAAGCCATTAAAGTCACTCTTACCCAGGAAGAGATAAAATACTTGGAAGAAGCATATAAACCCAAGCCACTGGAAACATTGGTCAAATTACGTGATTAG
- the NCAS0J01750 gene encoding alkene reductase, translated as MPFVKDFTPVALGETNLFKPIKIGNNKLQHRVVLPPLTRMRATHPGNVPNKDWAVEYYNQRSQRPGTLLITEGAFICAQAGGYDNAPGIWSDEQVEEWKKIFAQIHENKSFVWVQLWALGRQSYADTLARDGLRYDSASDNVYMDAEQEERAKKSSNPQHGLTKEEIKEYIKCYVQAAKNSFAAGADGVEIHSANGYLLNQFLDPISNKRTDEYGGSIENRARFTLEVVDAVVDAIGEEKVGVRFSPYGTFGTMSGGADPTLLAQYAYILGELEKRAKAGKRLAFVHLVEPRVTDPFLTEGQGEYNDGTNDFAYSIWKGVIIRAGNLALHPESVKQMVADDRTLIGYGRFFIANPDIVDRVEKGEQFNKYDRDTFYAMTAHGYTDYPTYDEAIKLGWDKQ; from the coding sequence ATGCCTTTCGTCAAAGATTTTACTCCAGTCGCCCTAGGTGAAactaatttattcaaaccAATTAAGATTGGTAACAACAAATTACAACATCGTGTTGTTCTACCACCATTGACCAGAATGAGGGCGACTCACCCTGGTAATGTTCCAAACAAGGACTGGGCCGTCGAATACTACAACCAACGTTCTCAAAGACCAGGCACCTTGCTTATTACTGAAGGAGCCTTCATCTGTGCTCAAGCTGGTGGTTACGATAACGCTCCAGGTATCTGGTCCGATGAACAAGTGGAAGaatggaagaagatttttGCTCAGATCCACGAAAACAAATCTTTTGTCTGGGTTCAATTATGGGCTCTAGGTAGACAATCTTATGCTGATACTTTAGCTCGTGACGGTTTACGTTATGACTCTGCCTCTGACAACGTCTACATGGATGctgaacaagaagaaagagcCAAGAAGTCTAGCAACCCACAACACGGTCTAACCAAGGAAGAAATTAAGGAATACATCAAGTGTTATGTCCAAGCTGCTAAGAACTCCTTTGCTGCTGGTGCCGATGGTGTGGAAATTCACAGTGCCAATGGTTACcttttgaatcaattcTTGGATCCAATTTCTAACAAGAGAACTGATGAATATGGTGGATCCATTGAAAACAGAGCTCGTTTCACTTTAGAAGTTGTCGATGCTGTTGTGGATGCCATTGGTGAAGAGAAGGTTGGTGTTAGATTTTCTCCATATGGTACTTTCGGTACCATGTCTGGTGGTGCAGATCCAACTTTATTAGCTCAATATGCTTACATTTTGggtgaattggaaaagagaGCTAAGGCTGGTAAACGCTTAGCTTTTGTTCATTTGGTGGAACCACGTGTTACTGACCCATTCTTAACAGAAGGTCAAGGTGAATACAATGACGGTACTAACGACTTCGCTTACTCCATCTGGAAGGGTGTTATTATCAGAGCCGGTAACTTGGCTTTACATCCAGAATCTGTGAAGCAAATGGTTGCTGATGACAGAACTTTGATCGGTTACGGTAGATTCTTTATTGCTAACCCAGATATTGTTGACAGAGTAGAAAAGGGTGAAcaattcaacaaatatGATAGAGATACTTTCTACGCTATGACTGCTCACGGTTACACCGATTATCCAACTTATGATGAAGCTATCAAGTTGGGTTGGGACAAGCAATAA
- the URA4 gene encoding dihydroorotase (ancestral locus Anc_4.294) produces the protein MAIEELNLGVTCDMHVHVREGTMCELVTPTIREGGISVAYIMPNLQPPITTLDRVINYKETLQKIAPKTTFLMSFYLSKDLTPALIHEAARVGAIQGVKCYPAGVTTNSAAGVDPNDFSAFYPIFQAMEEEGLVLNLHGEKPSVSNGHEDDIHVLNAEEKFLPALSKLHSDFPNLKIILEHCTTEAAINAINEINKDVKNASDVRVAATLTAHHLYLTIDDWAGNPINFCKPVAKLPRDKRALVEAAISGKPYFFFGTDSAPHPLSNKAKHIGVCAGVFSQSLAIPYVAQVFEENDSLDKLKGFVSTSGLQFYNVKCEQLKSKDNVIIYRNKQIIPETISDNKGTIIAPFKAGDELNWTVRWESV, from the coding sequence ATGgctattgaagaattaaacTTAGGGGTGACATGCGACATGCATGTCCACGTTAGAGAGGGAACTATGTGCGAGTTGGTTACACCCACAATAAGAGAAGGAGGTATATCTGTAGCCTACATCATGCCTAATTTACAACCACCCATTACCACACTGGACAGAGTGATTAACTATAAGGAAACTTTGCAAAAAATCGCCCCAAAGACAACTTTTTTAATGAGCTTCTATCTATCTAAAGATCTAACCCCTGCCCTTATCCATGAAGCCGCAAGAGTAGGTGCCATACAGGGTGTTAAATGTTATCCTGCTGGGGTCACAACTAACTCTGCAGCAGGTGTGGATCCCAATGATTTCAGTGCATTTTACCCAATTTTCCAAGCtatggaagaagaagggtTGGTCTTGAATTTACACGGTGAAAAACCTTCTGTAAGCAATGGCCATGAGGATGATATTCATGTCCTGAAcgctgaagaaaaatttttACCAGCTTTATCTAAATTACATTCCGATTTccccaatttgaaaattatcTTGGAGCATTGTACAACAGAAGCTGCCATTAATGCCATCAATGAGATCAATAAAGATGTTAAGAATGCATCTGATGTGAGGGTTGCTGCAACACTTACGGCACACCATCTATATTTGACTATTGATGATTGGGCAGGAAACCCGATCAATTTTTGCAAACCAGTCGCCAAATTACCTAGGGATAAGAGAGCATTAGTAGAGGCTGCCATTTCTGGGAAAccttattttttctttggaacAGATTCAGCACCCCATCCTTTGAGTAATAAGGCAAAACATATTGGAGTGTGCGCCGGTGTATTTTCACAGTCACTTGCTATCCCTTACGTGGCTCAAGTATTCGAAGAGAATGATTCATTAGATAAATTGAAAGGCTTTGTTTCCACTTCTGGATTACAGTTTTATAATGTGAAATGTGAACAATTAAAGTCAAAGGATAATGTCATTATTTATAGAAATAAACAAATCATTCCTGAGACCATTTCTGACAATAAGGGCACAATAATTGCACCATTTAAGGCAGgtgatgaattaaattggACTGTAAGATGGGAATCTGTATAA
- the RPN13 gene encoding proteasome regulatory particle lid subunit RPN13 (ancestral locus Anc_4.295) — protein MDREGHKIRAGIAEYNEETKLCTPIAIQGEIKIQPNEEEEELGFYDFEWRPLDKLAGKDIEPISLILIPGETNWVPIKSSKNGRIFALVFSSNQRYFFWFQKKNPANMALDALNEEDQKFCDAMNAILHDNLDESEEENENQEKPTLIEDSGDINMD, from the coding sequence ATGGATCGTGAAGGTCACAAAATTAGAGCAGGTATTGCTGAATATAACGAGGAGACTAAACTCTGTACTCCCATCGCCATTCAAGGGGAAATTAAGATACAACCcaatgaggaagaagaagaattaggATTCTATGATTTTGAATGGCGCCCTCTGGATAAATTGGCAGGTAAAGACATTGAACCTATAAGCTTGATTCTAATCCCAGGTGAGACAAATTGGGTCCCCAtaaaatcttcaaagaatggGAGAATCTTTGCACTTGTtttctcttcaaatcaAAGATACTTCTTTTGGttccagaagaagaaccCAGCTAATATGGCCTTAGATGCCTTAAATGAGGAGGATCAGAAATTTTGTGACGCAATGAATGCTATACTGCATGATAACCTCGATGAAAGTGAGGAGGAGAATGAGAATCAAGAAAAACCAACCCTTATCGAAGATAGCGGTGATATCAATATGGATTAA
- the DCK1 gene encoding guanine nucleotide exchange factor DCK1 (ancestral locus Anc_4.296), translating into MSEGSLRNSSSESQKRYWLPTDRLLYGVIVKAFLPLKRHPELLYENGEFSNIYPGAEVYLFEETVDGKWCRAYLCARPLPEEFITFVSSVDDKLPDVKPRVVIFPRKICNVNMDKVVTTMAFSKLPELHDFDSMVSPECTAPSLYESLSTVNVNAVTSISNKKPARPGFPFFRFQQRPFIEEIGPILALISSHVYAMYSAGEFTIYEKLIELYYELDSIRLRLQFNLTTDSERITIIRTSTCLLTRISKFISSQGRSNRFFLKDAPASSDPYGFEGIFSRDINNGELQEYDTTGLQKLVVSSMLYGLTNTFPVMDSNILDPIVPTKDLFKETQSHILIDFKDVISDPSIINPKFESMTASVYLRTKTKVLTEPFVVNIYSDHITSLDNIASVLFKYISTNIIEHEKIYLTVILTEALPVNTSKEPSMSEFKKPFIPFKSEKEGRIKSVRCGVAAGIVDISAIFAKTNNTTIHDSAHTFTIRLYGSTFDDQSKANADQEKGWGGLIDKLLMNSKNGVVVNPRTISLSVTVKEILGETASTHITNSPIVAIKTVPTNFYDPVFNPKERIQLTLGKISLVGLEGKTTNIENITVQICSKNENVSFGKSTGDNGFDHWRFVSVSSGEFIGETVIVNGLDKMKEKETLRILIYLNGFLMAKSNIYIKKDNEVIEYPDGTTFQLLSSLGKPLLYLDIMTKYEGCTYNTDPVIKKFNSLLKEKDMNDPKFPELCRKVTEELNNVTKAQLFKHFEELLLNYLKLLSLIDADAAGPANADIFAVFMKFIFITLTFEENCRFKFHQLCKRYQHEKEKLPSIGPKILFHMKRILQDREHRSNEVNNMSYHVSIFLLLISGITSEGVENEWKVNFESFFEFVCKFLELTDEKYLNYQKALLRAYDYWIDTLPDYYNSAEIISFTSRLFKSCQEKEIKLNITNAKISSEMEEYLTTKFLLLRRLLSHKQILCFLFEGSSMDDGKVTFLSECLETSLQPYLIYTDTELQLTPIRLANSVTMMLLEGIQDKKVLRNIIRLLPTYCRFFILMRKYCKKFDMFKSKRTFTKLFPVETPFPKIPMDSIVNDEQVVEVLLELATIISQVVKIAHQLYDKEASFIDIIQECKDDKEFQSIVYLSHMKDEHVLTITRTIKLFMRGEFYPTKKWLGITALLARSALGMLNLSRHYMYFYNSPVSLPERKGELNMKLWAEYFKYTLMISNHKVSTLVKLAIIPRKAIYRIASNLKGRTSELLNDAWDALGRGQESATLSQKFGVMGVSDYQRNLILDNLGIVRDLFIYAFHRHVESTKISTKIFWSIAVNFWLEYRSLQPVLNLFIPELYNAYQIGKLYVDDYELNRFISCLFYIIHIPPEDKVYPFALNFLKEMLGFLHIISETFKIPNQEEFDDDRTARHIEMFGFLLDAERPELFHKMVNDLYIHFVQKKDFVQAGLSLELLASTYVWDPNDYLPPSQYPPMPEQSSFERKEYLFKEAARNFARGLKLEKALSVYKDLIKAYDEINYDLNGLAFVHDQIAQIYTDLQLIDRLVPTYFKVSFLGFGFPNSLRNKKFIFEGLPFEHITSMHNRLLKIYHGSTIIQTQEEADNLILNPQVGKYIHVSTVEPKSALSEEYSTSNKSMLNSKIRMYIENRDLKTFSSSRRLPGSTGVTDLWVIEYTYETVSTFPTLMNRSEIRTIDKVKLSPLENAMKSLQTKIQELSGLENTCYKVLKGGEDSTTIFNELSRNITGTISAPINGGIAQYKEFLQPEFKSTYSPEELSKLVSAFDELTIVLSRCLVLHSELIPSRQFKASHGILMELFEKNFADEIKRNNIKASNMTLDSITKSFSARSSQKSITSRKPALVNWDCNSNSTSGLRPTSINSGDAASQSSNLLSKYMTRTSQNSSNSSSAHNLYAVSGSGSQPSSALLTWASSSIHQDISSHYHPSLG; encoded by the coding sequence ATGAGTGAGGGATCCCTACGGAATTCCAGTTCTGAAAGTCAGAAACGATATTGGCTACCTACAGATCGTTTACTATATGGTGTCATTGTTAAGGCTTTCTTACCTTTAAAGAGACATCCAGAACTATTGTATGAAAATGGtgaattttccaatatatACCCGGGGGCAGAAGTTTAtctctttgaagaaacagtTGATGGGAAATGGTGTAGAGCATATTTATGTGCGAGACCGTTGCCTGAAGAATTCATTACCTTTGTATCATCTGttgatgataaattacCTGATGTGAAGCCAAGGGTTGTTATTTTCCCAAGAAAGATATGTAACGTCAACATGGATAAAGTAGTAACTACAATGGCCTTTTCTAAGTTACCAGAATTACATGACTTCGATTCCATGGTAAGTCCTGAATGTACTGCACCTTCATTGTATGAAAGTCTTTCCACGGTGAACGTTAATGCCGTGACGTCAATCTCCAATAAGAAACCAGCAAGGCCAGGGTTCCCATTCTTTAGATTTCAACAAAGACCCTTTATCGAAGAAATTGGTCCCATTTTGGCATTAATATCTTCGCATGTGTATGCCATGTATTCAGCAGGTGAGTTTACAATTTATGAAAAACTGATCGAACTTTATTATGAATTAGATTCCATCAGATTGAGATTACAGTTTAACCTCACCACTGATTCAGAACGTATCACAATTATTAGGACCTCTACATGTCTTTTGACAAGAAtctcaaaatttatttcGTCACAGGGTAGATCCAACAGATTCTTTTTAAAGGATGCTCCAGCAAGTTCAGATCCATATGGGTTTGAAGGTATCTTTTCCCGtgatattaataatggtgAACTTCAAGAATATGATACTACGGGTTTACAAAAGTTAGTAGTAAGCTCCATGCTTTACGGGTTGACTAACACTTTTCCCGTCATGGATTCTAATATCCTAGATCCAATTGTTCCCACGAAggatttattcaaagaaacaCAGTCACatattttaattgatttcaaagatgTTATTAGTGACCCTTCCATTATCAatccaaaatttgaaagtaTGACTGCCTCCGTATACTTAAGAACCAAAACTAAGGTACTTACAGAACCATTTGTGgtgaatatttattctgATCATATCACATCTCTTGATAATATTGCCTCAgttcttttcaaatacaTATCCACAAATATTATTGAGcatgaaaaaatatatctgACAGTAATTCTGACTGAGGCCCTTCCCGTAAACACCAGCAAAGAACCATCGATGAGTGAATTCAAAAAACCTTTTATTCCATTTAAATCGGAAAAGGAAGGTAGGATTAAAAGTGTAAGATGTGGGGTAGCTGCAGGAATTGTTGATATATCCGCCATTTTTGCTAAAACTAACAATACGACAATTCATGATAGTGCTCACACCTTCACAATCCGTCTGTATGGATCAACTTTTGACGATCAGTCGAAAGCTAATGCCGACCAGGAAAAAGGGTGGGGTGGATTAATAGACAAGCTCTTGATGAATTCTAAAAATGGTGTTGTGGTTAACCCTCGAACGATATCACTCTCTGTCACAGTGAAGGAAATACTGGGAGAAACTGCATCGACACACATTACAAACTCCCCAATTGTAGCCATAAAGACTGTGCCAACAAACTTTTACGACCCTGTCTTTAACCCTAAGGAAAGAATTCAATTAACTTTGgggaaaatttcattagtTGGGTTAGAAGGCAAAACGACAAACATCGAAAACATCACAGTTCAAATATGTAGTAAAAATGAGAATGTTTCCTTTGGGAAATCTACTGGTGACAATGGATTTGATCATTGGAGATTTGTGTCTGTTAGCTCTGGCGAATTTATTGGAGAAACAGTTATTGTGAATGGTCTTGATAAGATGAAGGAGAAAGAAACCTTAAGGATactaatttatttgaatggGTTTCTGATGGCAAAATccaatatatatataaagaaagataACGAGGTCATAGAGTATCCAGATGGAACAACCTTCCAGTTATTATCGTCATTGGGAAAGCctttattatatttggaCATAATGACAAAATATGAAGGATGTACTTATAACACAGATCCTGTGATAAAGAAGTTCAATTCTTtgttaaaagaaaaagatatGAATGATCCAAAATTCCCAGAACTTTGTAGAAAGGTAACGGAAGAACTTAACAATGTTACAAAGGCTCAACTATTTAAACATTTTGAAGAACTATTATTGAACTATCTAAAGCTTTTATCTCTGATTGATGCAGATGCAGCAGGTCCTGCTAATGCTGATATATTTGCAGTATTTATGAagttcatttttattacaCTGACCTTTGAGGAGAACTGTAGGTTCAAATTCCACCAATTGTGCAAACGATACCAACACGAGAAAGAGAAGTTACCAAGCATCGGCCCCAAGATACTTTTTCACATGAAAAGGATATTACAGGATAGGGAGCATCGCTCAAATGAAGTAAATAACATGTCGTATCATGTTTCGATTTTCTTATTGCTAATATCTGGTATCACGTCGGAAGGTGtggaaaatgaatggaAAGTAAACTTCGAATCATTTTTTGAGTTCGTATGCAAATTTCTTGAACTAACTGATGAAAAATACCTAAATTATCAGAAAGCTTTATTACGGGCATATGACTATTGGATAGATACTCTACCAGACTACTACAATAGCGCCGAAATCATTAGTTTTACCTCCCGACTATTTAAAAGTTGTcaagagaaggaaattaaACTAAACATCACTAATGCAAAGATTTCTTCAGAAATGGAGGAGTATTTGACTACAAAATTTCTCTTGCTACGCCGTTTACTTTCTCATAAACAGATTTTAtgttttttatttgaaggGAGCTCGATGGATGACGGAAAGGTAACATTCTTATCAGAGTGCCTAGAGACATCATTACAGCCATATTTGATATACACAGATACGGAACTTCAGCTTACTCCAATAAGACTTGCTAACAGTGTAACAATGATGTTACTAGAAGGCATTCAAGATAAGAAAGTATTGAGAAATATAATACGATTACTTCCAACGTACTGTAggttttttattttaatgaGAAAGTATTGTAAAAAATTCGATATGTTTAAATCGAAGAGAACTTTTACTAAACTGTTTCCTGTGGAAACAccatttccaaaaatacCAATGGACTCTATTGTCAACGATGAGCAAGTTGTTGAAGTACTGTTAGAGCTTGCAACCATTATATCTCAAGTTGTGAAAATTGCGCACCAATTATACGACAAGGAAGCTTCATTCATTGACATAATCCAGGAATGTAAAGACgataaagaatttcaaTCAATAGTTTATCTCTCTCATATGAAGGATGAACATGTATTAAcaattacaagaacaatCAAACTTTTCATGAGAGGTGAATTTTATCCAACTAAAAAATGGCTTGGAATAACTGCATTACTGGCCAGATCTGCACTAGGTATGTTAAATTTATCGCGACATTACATGTACTTCTACAATAGTCCTGTATCACTCCCTGAGAGAAAGGGTGAGCTGAACATGAAGTTATGGGCcgaatattttaaatacACTTTAATGATATCTAACCATAAAGTTTCTACCTTAGTCAAGTTGGCAattattccaagaaaagCAATTTATCGTATAGCGTCAAATCTGAAAGGACGAACATCAGAATTACTGAATGATGCATGGGACGCTTTGGGTCGCGGTCAGGAAAGTGCCACTCTTTCACAGAAGTTTGGTGTTATGGGTGTCAGTGATTATCAAAGGAATTTAATCCTAGACAATCTCGGAATCGTTAGAGATTTGTTTATCTATGCCTTTCACAGACATGTCGAATCGACCAAGATTAGTActaaaatattttggagTATCGCAGTTAACTTTTGGCTTGAATACAGATCGCTTCAACCggtattaaatttatttataccAGAATTGTACAATGCttatcaaattggaaagttATATGTTGATGATTATGAATTGAATCGATTCATTTCATGTTTGTTTTATATTATTCATATTCCACCAGAGGATAAAGTATACCCATTCGCcttaaattttttgaaagaaatgcTTGGTTTCTTACATATCATCAGTGAAACATTTAAGATTCCGAATCaggaagaatttgatgatgatagaACTGCACGCCATATTGAAATGTTTGGATTTTTGCTGGATGCCGAAAGGCCGGAGCTCTTCCACAAGATGGTTAACGACTTATATATCCATTTTGttcaaaagaaagattttgTTCAAGCAGGATTAAGTTTAGAACTATTGGCTAGCACCTATGTATGGGACCCTAATGATTATTTGCCACCGTCACAATATCCCCCAATGCCAGAACAATCTTCATTTgagagaaaagaatatttgtttaaaGAAGCAGCAAGAAACTTCGCAAGAGGTTTAAAGCTAGAAAAAGCATTATCTGTCTATAAAGATTTGATAAAAGCTTATGATGAAATCAATTACGATTTGAACGGGCTTGCATTTGTTCACGATCAAATTGCTCAGATATACACTGATTTGCAACTTATTGATAGATTGGTGCCAACgtatttcaaagtttccTTTTTAGGTTTTGGTTTTCCCAATTCATTGAGAAACAAGAAGTTCATATTCGAAGGGTTACCATTTGAGCATATCACGTCCATGCATAATAgattattaaagatttaTCATGGTTCAACCATCATTCAAACACAAGAAGAAGCCGATAATTTGATATTAAACCCACAGGTGGGAAAATATATCCATGTTAGTACTGTGGAGCCTAAATCGGCCCTGTCTGAAGAATACTCGACCAGCAACAAAAGTATGTTAAACAGTAAGATTCGAATGTACATTGAGAACAGAGATTTAAAAACATTCAGTAGTTCAAGAAGATTACCTGGGTCGACAGGCGTAACAGATTTATGGGTAATCGAATATACTTATGAAACTGTATCTACTTTCCCAACATTGATGAATAGGTCCGAGATAAGAACCATTGATAAAGTAAAGTTATCTCCACTGGAAAATGCCATGAAGTCCTTACAAacaaaaattcaagaacTATCAGGTCTCGAAAATACATGTTACAAAGTACTTAAAGGAGGAGAAGATTCTACTACTATTTTCAACGAattatcaagaaatatAACAGGAACCATATCAGCTCCAATTAACGGTGGGATCGCTCAATATAAGGAGTTTCTACAACCGGAATTTAAATCTACATATTCTCCCGAAGAACTTTCCAAGTTAGTATCAGCATTTGACGAGTTGACCATTGTTTTGAGTAGATGTCTCGTCTTACATTCAGAATTGATTCCATCTAGACAATTTAAGGCATCCCATGGCATTTTGATGGAGCTTTTCGAAAAGAATTTTGCCGATGAGATCAAAAGAAACAACATTAAAGCAAGCAACATGACTTTAGACTCCATAACGAAGTCATTCTCTGCTAGAAGCTCTCAAAAAAGTATCACCAGTCGAAAACCAGCCCTCGTTAATTGGGATTGCAATTCCAACAGTACCAGCGGTCTCCGACCTACTTCGATTAATTCTGGGGATGCTGCAAGCCAAAGCAGTAATCTACTAAGTAAGTACATGACAAGGACCTCACAGAACTCAAGCAATAGTTCGAGTGCTCATAATCTATATGCCGTCAGCGGAAGCGGCTCACAACCATCCAGTGCATTGTTAACATGGGCCTCATCCTCCATTCACCAGGACATTAGCAGTCACTACCACCCATCGTTAGGGTAA
- the ACP1 gene encoding acyl carrier protein (ancestral locus Anc_4.297) encodes MLRTFFRSSTPLTLRRISASPVAARSASTFIGRQSFTPMRFYSAGAAKLDKDEVTRRVIDVIKAFGKSNAAATITPTTLFNKDLGLDSLDTVELLVAVEEEFDIEIPDKIADELKSVAETVDYITSNADAN; translated from the coding sequence ATGCTAAGAACTTTTTTCCGCTCTTCCACCCCTTTAACTTTAAGAAGAATCTCCGCCTCCCCAGTTGCAGCCAGATCTGCTAGTACATTTATTGGACGTCAATCATTCACACCTATGCGTTTCTACTCCGCAGGGGCAGCTAAACTAGATAAGGATGAAGTGACTCGCAGAGTGATTGATGTCATCAAGGCTTTCGGTAAGAGTAATGCTGCTGCTACAATCACTCCTACCACCCTCTTTAACAAGGATTTGGGTTTGGATTCTCTAGATACTGTGGAATTATTAGTTGCCGTTgaggaagaatttgatatCGAAATTCCTGATAAAATAgctgatgaattgaaatcaGTTGCTGAAACTGTGGATTATATCACATCCAATGCCGATGCTAACTAA